A genome region from Mesorhizobium sp. B2-1-8 includes the following:
- a CDS encoding bifunctional [glutamine synthetase] adenylyltransferase/[glutamine synthetase]-adenylyl-L-tyrosine phosphorylase produces MAAVAKRSNTGWLLSLETPLAPLDEGRARQELSEIADAAREEGLTRAAKFLAGKGTAQDFLAAVFDLSPFLRDTARRRPQILDGLFDLPIEARLKAITAAIDQAPLAETVSESGLMMELRQHKAEAHFLIALADLSGEAETSLTVRRLSDLADACARAAVDFLLRDAHGQGKLKLPDLDRPSHQSGWILLGMGKLGAHELNFSSDIDLVVFFDPEAPAVVDPLDATDLFSRLTRRLVRILQDRTEHGYVFRTDLRLRPDPGSTPLAIPVEAALRYYEARGQNWERAAMIKARPVAGDLEAGDAFLKELQPYIWRKYMDYAAIADVHSIKRQIHAHKGHGEIAVKGHNVKLGRGGIREIEFFVQTQQLIAGGRFPELRGRETVPMLGQLAARGWITSDARDALARQYWFLRRVEHAIQMVADEQTHTLPEDNEGLERIARMLGFADAAAFAGVFRASLQQVERHYAALFETAPELSAGIGNLVFTGDVDDPDTLRTLHGLGFQRPSDICRVIRGWHFGRYRVTRSAEARERLTELTPALLKAFGQTRRADEALVRFDEFLAGLPAGIQLFSLLQSNPALLRLMATIMGAAPRLAAIITRRPHVFDGLLDPALLTELPDRAYLSSRLSAFLEGERAYEEVLDRLRIFASEQKFLIGVRLLAGSIDPARAGRAFSDLADLTIAAALQAVTAEFAVRHGTIAGGVVSLLGMGKLGSRELTAGSDVDLILLYDHDADAEDSDGDKPLAPSHYYSRMTQRLISAVSAPTAEGVLYELDLRLRPSGNKGPVATHIDAFKKYQRQEAWTWEHMALSRARPIAGDASLCGEVEAEVAAVLSQSRDAAKVRAEAWDMRAMIEQEKPPRDLWDIKLIPGGLIDLEFIAQVAVITGQVEAGPRVTGTAEILSRLTPRFANAGIRQDLGHAYALYLALTQMTRLCLTGPFERDDVPPGLSDLLLAVTDLPDFGVLEAHLKETSQKVRKDFDLLLRAGGS; encoded by the coding sequence ATGGCGGCCGTTGCAAAGCGGAGCAATACAGGCTGGCTGCTGAGCCTGGAAACCCCGCTTGCTCCGCTCGACGAGGGCCGGGCACGGCAGGAACTGTCCGAAATCGCCGACGCAGCGCGCGAAGAAGGGTTGACACGGGCGGCCAAATTCCTGGCCGGCAAGGGGACGGCGCAGGATTTCCTGGCCGCCGTCTTCGACCTTTCGCCGTTCCTGCGCGATACCGCGCGCCGCCGGCCGCAAATCCTGGACGGCCTCTTCGACCTGCCGATCGAGGCCCGCCTGAAGGCGATCACCGCCGCGATCGACCAGGCGCCGCTGGCCGAAACGGTCTCGGAATCCGGCCTGATGATGGAACTGCGCCAGCACAAGGCCGAGGCGCATTTCCTGATCGCGCTCGCCGATCTCTCGGGCGAGGCCGAAACCTCGCTGACTGTAAGGCGGTTGAGCGATCTCGCCGACGCCTGCGCCCGCGCGGCCGTCGATTTCCTGCTGCGTGACGCGCATGGCCAGGGCAAGCTCAAACTGCCCGACCTGGACCGCCCGTCGCATCAATCGGGCTGGATCCTGCTCGGCATGGGCAAGCTCGGCGCGCATGAGCTGAATTTCTCCTCCGATATCGACCTCGTCGTGTTCTTCGATCCGGAAGCGCCCGCCGTGGTCGATCCACTCGACGCCACCGATCTGTTTTCACGCCTGACGCGCCGGCTGGTGCGCATCCTGCAGGATCGCACCGAGCACGGCTATGTCTTCCGCACCGATCTGCGGCTGCGTCCCGATCCCGGCTCGACGCCGCTGGCAATTCCGGTTGAAGCCGCGCTTCGCTACTACGAGGCGCGCGGCCAGAACTGGGAGCGTGCCGCGATGATCAAGGCGCGCCCGGTGGCTGGCGATCTCGAGGCGGGCGATGCCTTTCTCAAGGAGCTCCAGCCCTATATCTGGCGCAAATACATGGACTACGCGGCTATTGCCGACGTCCATTCGATCAAGCGCCAGATTCATGCCCACAAGGGCCATGGCGAGATCGCCGTGAAAGGGCACAACGTCAAGCTTGGGCGCGGCGGCATCCGCGAGATCGAGTTCTTCGTCCAGACCCAGCAGCTCATCGCCGGCGGCCGCTTCCCGGAGCTGCGCGGCCGCGAAACCGTGCCGATGCTCGGCCAGCTCGCCGCCCGAGGCTGGATTACATCAGACGCGCGTGACGCGCTCGCCCGCCAGTACTGGTTCCTGCGCCGGGTCGAACACGCCATCCAGATGGTTGCCGACGAGCAGACGCACACGCTGCCGGAAGACAATGAAGGGCTGGAGCGCATCGCCCGCATGCTGGGCTTTGCCGACGCGGCCGCGTTTGCCGGGGTGTTCCGTGCCTCGCTACAGCAGGTCGAGCGCCACTATGCCGCGCTGTTCGAAACCGCGCCCGAGCTTTCGGCCGGCATCGGCAACCTGGTCTTCACCGGTGACGTCGACGACCCGGACACGCTGCGGACCCTGCACGGTCTCGGCTTTCAGCGGCCAAGCGATATCTGCCGTGTCATCCGCGGCTGGCATTTCGGCCGCTATCGCGTCACCCGGTCGGCGGAGGCGCGCGAGCGGCTGACGGAACTGACGCCGGCACTGCTCAAGGCTTTTGGCCAGACGCGCCGGGCCGATGAGGCGCTGGTCCGTTTCGACGAGTTCCTTGCTGGCCTGCCGGCCGGCATCCAGCTGTTCTCATTGCTGCAGTCGAACCCCGCACTGCTCAGGCTGATGGCGACGATCATGGGCGCGGCGCCCCGGCTGGCGGCGATCATCACCCGCCGGCCGCATGTCTTCGACGGCTTGCTCGACCCGGCATTGCTGACCGAGCTTCCCGACCGCGCCTATCTCTCGTCACGGCTTTCCGCCTTCCTCGAAGGTGAAAGGGCCTATGAGGAGGTGCTCGACAGGCTGCGCATATTTGCTTCCGAACAGAAATTCCTGATCGGTGTGCGGCTGCTCGCGGGCTCGATCGATCCGGCTCGCGCCGGCCGCGCTTTCTCCGATCTGGCGGACCTGACCATCGCGGCTGCGCTGCAAGCGGTGACCGCCGAATTCGCGGTGCGCCATGGCACGATCGCCGGCGGCGTGGTTTCGCTGCTCGGCATGGGCAAGCTCGGCAGCCGCGAATTGACCGCCGGATCGGATGTCGATCTCATTCTGCTCTACGACCACGATGCGGATGCCGAGGACTCCGACGGCGACAAGCCGCTGGCGCCGTCGCACTATTATTCCCGCATGACGCAGCGGCTGATATCGGCCGTGTCGGCGCCGACGGCGGAAGGAGTGCTCTACGAACTCGACCTGCGGCTGCGGCCTTCCGGCAACAAGGGACCGGTCGCCACCCACATCGATGCCTTCAAGAAATACCAGCGCCAGGAGGCCTGGACGTGGGAACACATGGCCCTGTCGCGGGCGCGGCCGATTGCTGGTGACGCCAGCCTGTGCGGCGAGGTCGAGGCGGAAGTTGCCGCGGTGCTGAGCCAATCGCGCGATGCGGCAAAGGTGAGGGCCGAGGCGTGGGACATGCGTGCCATGATCGAGCAGGAAAAGCCGCCCCGCGACCTGTGGGACATCAAGCTGATTCCCGGCGGTCTGATCGATCTCGAATTCATAGCACAGGTGGCTGTCATCACCGGACAGGTCGAGGCCGGGCCGCGCGTCACCGGCACGGCCGAGATCCTGTCTCGCCTGACGCCCCGTTTCGCCAATGCCGGGATCAGGCAGGACCTTGGCCATGCTTACGCCCTGTATCTGGCGCTGACCCAGATGACGCGGCTGTGCCTTACCGGACCCTTCGAACGTGACGACGTTCCGCCGGGGCTTTCGGATCTGCTTCTAGCGGTCACCGACCTGCCGGATTTCGGTGTGCTGGAGGCACACCTCAAGGAGACGTCGCAAAAGGTCAGGAAGGATTTCGACCTTTTGCTTCGTGCCGGGGGTTCGTGA
- a CDS encoding ATP-binding protein: MALSVPAIMKTTAARLSALYLLLFALCAVLLVLYMTSLSARMLTAQTQETINDEVLGLARAYQRGGLPVLVRVVEARSRQPGANLYLIADANGQILTGNVQSLEPGVLENEGWTTSPFSYQRFGEGELERLRNLPADKGTAQPDQSDTQAQGEKGHNAIALVLRLPNQMIMLVGRDLGEPERFRAVIRRSLVLALGMMGVGGILIWFFVGRAALKRIDGVSEASRRIMGGDLSGRLPVTDAGDEFDRLSENLNVMLARISTLNEGLKQVSDNIAHDLKTPLTRLRNRAEATLSGKQKTSDYRQALEGTIAESDQLIKTFNAILMISRLEAGYSSEHTSRVDLAEAVRDVVELYEPVAEEAGVSLDAEVNGAFVVDGNRELIGQALSNIVDNAIKYSTDSTSKPAVRVALERTHGEIRLSVADNGQGIPDDADRARATERFVRLEKSRSQPGSGLGLSLAKAVMTFHYGRLDLLSGNPGLSVVMSFPAREDR, from the coding sequence ATGGCGCTTTCCGTGCCCGCCATCATGAAGACGACGGCCGCACGGCTTTCGGCGCTTTATCTCCTGCTCTTCGCACTCTGCGCGGTGCTGCTCGTCCTCTACATGACTTCGCTCTCGGCGCGCATGTTAACCGCGCAGACGCAGGAGACCATCAACGACGAAGTGCTCGGCCTTGCGCGCGCCTATCAGCGCGGTGGCTTGCCGGTATTGGTCCGCGTGGTCGAGGCCCGCTCGCGCCAACCCGGCGCCAACCTCTATCTGATCGCCGATGCCAACGGCCAGATCCTGACCGGTAACGTGCAGAGTCTGGAGCCGGGCGTTCTCGAAAACGAAGGCTGGACCACCAGCCCTTTTTCGTATCAGCGCTTTGGCGAGGGAGAACTCGAACGTCTACGCAATTTGCCTGCCGACAAGGGGACCGCACAGCCCGACCAGAGCGACACGCAGGCGCAGGGCGAGAAGGGCCACAACGCCATTGCCCTGGTGCTGCGGCTGCCCAACCAGATGATCATGCTGGTCGGCCGCGATCTCGGCGAACCGGAGCGGTTCCGTGCCGTCATCCGCCGTTCGCTGGTGCTGGCGCTCGGCATGATGGGGGTGGGCGGCATCCTGATCTGGTTCTTTGTTGGCCGCGCGGCATTGAAGCGTATCGACGGGGTTTCCGAGGCAAGCCGGCGCATTATGGGCGGTGATCTCAGTGGCCGGTTGCCGGTGACCGACGCCGGTGACGAGTTCGACCGGCTATCGGAAAATCTCAATGTCATGCTGGCCAGGATCTCCACGCTCAACGAAGGCCTGAAACAGGTATCCGACAACATCGCGCATGACCTGAAGACGCCGCTGACCCGGCTGCGCAACAGGGCCGAAGCGACGCTTTCCGGCAAGCAGAAAACATCGGATTATCGGCAGGCGCTGGAAGGCACCATCGCCGAGTCCGACCAGCTGATAAAAACCTTCAACGCCATCCTGATGATCTCCCGGCTGGAGGCTGGGTATTCTTCCGAGCACACCAGCCGCGTCGATCTGGCGGAGGCCGTGCGTGATGTGGTCGAACTTTACGAGCCGGTGGCCGAGGAGGCTGGCGTTTCGCTGGACGCCGAGGTGAACGGTGCTTTTGTCGTCGACGGCAACCGCGAACTGATCGGTCAGGCGCTTTCCAACATCGTCGACAATGCGATCAAGTATTCGACCGATTCGACGTCCAAACCGGCGGTCCGTGTGGCGCTCGAACGCACGCATGGCGAGATCAGGCTTTCCGTCGCCGACAACGGCCAGGGCATTCCCGACGATGCCGATCGCGCCCGAGCGACGGAACGCTTCGTGCGGCTTGAGAAGAGCCGTTCGCAGCCTGGTTCGGGCCTTGGCCTCAGTCTCGCCAAGGCGGTCATGACATTCCATTACGGCCGGCTTGACCTGTTGTCTGGCAATCCGGGACTATCCGTGGTCATGAGTTTCCCCGCGCGGGAGGACCGCTGA
- a CDS encoding response regulator transcription factor: protein MKILVIEDDREAADYLQKAFTEAGHTAHVAGDGETGFALADAGDYDVMVIDRMMPRRDGLSVIAALRSRGNTTPVLILSALGEVDDRVTGLRAGGDDYLTKPYAFSELLARVEVLNRRASAKEAETVYRVGDLELDRLSHSVRRAAREITLQPREFRLLEYLMRHAGQVVTRTMLLENVWDYHFDPQTNVIDVHVSRLRGKIEKGFDKPILHTVRGAGYMLKGG, encoded by the coding sequence ATGAAGATTCTCGTCATAGAAGACGATCGCGAGGCTGCGGATTATCTGCAGAAAGCCTTCACGGAAGCGGGTCATACCGCGCATGTCGCGGGTGACGGTGAGACCGGCTTCGCGCTTGCCGATGCGGGTGATTATGACGTGATGGTCATCGATCGGATGATGCCGCGCCGCGACGGCCTGTCGGTCATTGCCGCTCTCCGTTCCAGGGGCAACACGACGCCAGTGCTCATCCTGTCTGCGCTGGGCGAGGTCGATGACCGTGTCACCGGGCTGCGCGCCGGCGGCGACGACTATCTGACCAAGCCCTATGCCTTTTCCGAACTTCTGGCGCGTGTCGAGGTGCTGAACCGACGCGCCAGCGCCAAGGAGGCCGAGACCGTCTACCGGGTTGGCGACCTTGAACTCGACAGGCTGTCGCATTCTGTCCGCCGGGCGGCACGCGAGATCACGCTGCAGCCGCGCGAATTCCGCTTGCTCGAATATCTCATGCGCCATGCCGGCCAGGTTGTGACGCGCACCATGCTTCTCGAAAATGTCTGGGACTATCATTTCGATCCGCAGACCAATGTCATAGATGTCCACGTCTCGCGGCTGCGCGGCAAGATCGAAAAGGGCTTCGACAAGCCGATCCTGCATACGGTTCGCGGCGCCGGATACATGCTGAAGGGCGGCTAG
- a CDS encoding Do family serine endopeptidase gives MNIAPNSYSRTRKRLLAAVASVAVAGAIGVGALTSGTSPVLADAVRVEAPQVPSFADVVERVSPAVVSVKVKAKLQPTADDGSGDQGGFDNLPNNPQLRRFFKEFRGFGDQGGQNDEGHRRFGHRDRNNDQPRPVAQGSGFFISEDGYLVTNNHVVDEGTAFTVVTNDGKELDAKLVGTDPRTDLAVLKVDGGGKFTYVDFADDSKVRVGDWVVAVGNPFGLGGTVTAGIISARGRDIGAGPYDDFLQIDASVNRGNSGGPTFNLNGQVVGINTAIFSPSGGSVGIAFDIPATTAKQVVADLMKNGAVQRGWLGVEIQPVTSDIAESLGLKSNNGALVSSAQDDGPGKKAGITAGDVITQVDGKDVASPKELARLIGAYSPGKSVDVTVWRDGKSQTVKVDLGKLPASDKQASGDQQQQQPAAPAKPDTLADLGLTVTKSENGKGLVVTDVDPDSAAADRGIQPGDVITAVNSAEVNGTEDVTKAMADAVKSGRKAVLMQITRDDNNRFVAVPVAKG, from the coding sequence ATGAATATTGCCCCCAATTCATATTCCCGCACCCGCAAGCGTCTTCTGGCTGCCGTCGCGTCCGTCGCTGTCGCCGGTGCGATCGGCGTTGGCGCGCTGACCAGTGGAACCAGCCCCGTTCTGGCTGACGCCGTGCGTGTCGAGGCTCCGCAGGTTCCGAGCTTCGCCGATGTCGTGGAGCGGGTTTCGCCAGCCGTGGTCAGCGTCAAGGTCAAGGCCAAGCTGCAACCGACAGCCGATGACGGTTCCGGCGATCAGGGCGGTTTCGACAATCTTCCCAACAATCCGCAGCTGCGCCGCTTCTTCAAGGAATTCCGCGGCTTTGGTGACCAGGGTGGCCAGAACGACGAAGGTCACCGCCGCTTCGGTCACCGCGATCGCAACAACGACCAGCCGCGCCCCGTCGCGCAGGGCTCGGGCTTCTTCATTTCCGAAGACGGTTATCTCGTAACCAACAACCACGTCGTCGACGAGGGCACCGCTTTCACCGTGGTGACCAATGACGGCAAGGAACTCGACGCCAAGCTGGTCGGCACCGATCCGCGCACCGACCTCGCCGTGCTCAAGGTCGATGGCGGCGGCAAGTTCACCTATGTCGACTTCGCCGACGATTCCAAGGTTCGCGTCGGCGACTGGGTCGTGGCTGTCGGCAACCCGTTCGGCCTCGGTGGCACCGTCACCGCCGGAATCATCTCGGCGCGCGGCCGCGATATCGGCGCTGGCCCTTATGACGATTTCCTCCAGATCGACGCCTCGGTCAACCGCGGCAATTCGGGTGGCCCGACCTTCAATCTCAACGGCCAGGTGGTCGGCATCAACACCGCCATCTTCTCGCCCTCGGGCGGCAGCGTCGGCATCGCCTTCGACATTCCCGCCACAACCGCCAAGCAGGTCGTCGCAGACTTGATGAAGAACGGCGCGGTCCAGCGCGGCTGGCTCGGCGTCGAAATCCAGCCGGTCACTTCCGACATCGCCGAATCGCTCGGTCTGAAGTCCAACAATGGCGCGTTGGTTTCGAGCGCCCAGGACGATGGCCCCGGCAAGAAGGCCGGCATCACGGCAGGTGATGTCATCACCCAGGTCGATGGCAAGGATGTTGCCTCGCCGAAGGAACTCGCCCGTCTGATCGGCGCCTATTCGCCGGGCAAATCGGTTGACGTCACCGTGTGGCGTGACGGCAAGAGCCAGACGGTCAAGGTCGATCTCGGCAAGCTGCCCGCCAGCGACAAGCAGGCGTCGGGCGATCAGCAGCAGCAGCAACCCGCCGCTCCGGCAAAGCCGGACACGCTGGCTGATCTCGGCCTCACCGTCACCAAGTCCGAAAACGGTAAGGGTCTGGTGGTGACCGACGTCGACCCCGACAGCGCCGCCGCCGACCGCGGCATCCAGCCGGGCGACGTCATCACCGCGGTCAACTCGGCGGAGGTCAACGGCACCGAAGACGTCACCAAGGCCATGGCCGATGCGGTCAAATCCGGACGCAAGGCGGTGCTGATGCAGATCACCCGTGACGACAACAACCGCTTCGTCGCGGTGCCGGTGGCCAAGGGCTGA